A genomic stretch from Prochlorococcus marinus str. MIT 9312 includes:
- a CDS encoding DUF2470 domain-containing protein — protein sequence MKIISKETSKRVCDHMNNDHIDSVHKYLIHYGQISSFENAYMEEINNSYIKINYDGQSAIINFKNEISEEEIHSTLVSMIKDIK from the coding sequence ATGAAAATAATTAGTAAAGAAACAAGTAAAAGAGTTTGTGATCATATGAACAATGATCATATTGATTCAGTTCACAAATATCTTATTCATTATGGGCAGATATCAAGCTTTGAGAATGCTTATATGGAAGAAATTAATAACAGTTATATAAAAATAAATTACGATGGCCAGTCAGCAATTATCAATTTTAAAAATGAAATATCTGAAGAAGAAATTCATTCAACTTTAGTATCAATGATTAAAGATATTAAATAA